A window of the Mesotoga prima MesG1.Ag.4.2 genome harbors these coding sequences:
- a CDS encoding ABC transporter permease subunit, whose translation MFYKEIHEMKLRVIIMFIVLLVSLVITVALRPYAAQMMEEMTAQLEEMPDFLKSLMGDVSGLTRLNDDNYYLLSQWHGKNYGQFLPFVVLLIAFPIFAKEFDKKTIYFLLSRKNRNEVFRTKYLAGLGALLIITTVLSLLGPIAMNLAGYSTAFGDTLKVLLQQLVGASFFYSLFTMISIMSRDQVKPVVAGILIVLGLPILGMIDALSWLNPYPFILGSSVAQKGTIDWIYLVSLLAATVLLTVIDYKVFEKKEV comes from the coding sequence ATGTTCTATAAAGAAATTCATGAAATGAAATTGAGAGTAATAATCATGTTCATCGTTTTGCTGGTCTCATTGGTAATAACTGTTGCTCTAAGACCTTATGCAGCACAGATGATGGAAGAAATGACCGCTCAACTCGAAGAGATGCCTGATTTTCTTAAGAGCCTTATGGGTGACGTTTCCGGTCTCACGAGACTTAATGACGACAACTACTATCTGTTGAGTCAGTGGCACGGAAAGAACTACGGGCAGTTCCTTCCCTTCGTCGTTCTGCTAATCGCCTTCCCCATATTTGCTAAGGAATTCGACAAGAAGACGATCTACTTCCTGCTTTCTAGAAAGAATAGGAACGAAGTTTTCAGGACGAAGTATCTGGCGGGGCTCGGAGCCTTACTGATAATAACCACTGTCCTGTCCTTGCTCGGTCCAATAGCGATGAATCTCGCCGGTTACAGCACGGCGTTTGGCGATACACTGAAGGTGCTGCTCCAGCAGCTGGTGGGAGCCTCATTCTTCTACTCATTATTTACGATGATTTCTATAATGAGTAGAGATCAGGTTAAACCAGTTGTCGCCGGAATATTGATAGTCCTAGGATTGCCAATACTCGGCATGATTGACGCACTCTCCTGGCTGAATCCCTATCCTTTTATACTGGGATCGAGTGTGGCTCAGAAGGGAACTATCGACTGGATCTATCTAGTCTCATTGCTGGCAGCGACAGTACTGCTAACCGTAATTGATTACAAGGTCTTTGAAAAGAAAGAAGTATGA
- a CDS encoding ABC transporter ATP-binding protein, translating into MLDEAIKVKNLRKTYGNFEAVKGINLSLVPGKVNALLGPNGAGKTTTLKSILGLVHYSGEITILGEKIDVARERISFVPEDKSFYDSLTPEKAIKMCSMLMGNFSAEKAAKQMKDFDLPINKKISAFSHGMKTSTYLAIAMAQDADIFIFDEPTWGLDPLRRDEVLEMISALSERGKTVLYTSHIIPEVEKIADVFSIMYKGVILYTGEMKGLDGRFALYSLPLRTAIDKNDFTAVVKEANVLKVLTDNPKEIARLKEIEGSKREEVNLESFFGTIVRGNKHVL; encoded by the coding sequence ATGTTAGACGAAGCGATCAAAGTTAAGAACCTCAGAAAGACCTACGGAAATTTCGAGGCTGTAAAAGGGATAAATCTCTCCCTTGTACCCGGAAAAGTCAACGCTCTCTTGGGACCTAACGGTGCCGGAAAGACCACAACTCTAAAATCAATTCTTGGCCTTGTTCATTATTCAGGAGAGATAACGATCCTTGGAGAGAAAATCGATGTCGCCCGGGAGAGAATATCATTCGTCCCAGAAGACAAAAGCTTCTATGACAGCCTGACTCCGGAAAAGGCAATTAAGATGTGTTCAATGCTCATGGGCAATTTCTCCGCAGAAAAGGCCGCTAAACAGATGAAGGACTTTGATCTACCGATCAATAAGAAGATATCTGCTTTCTCTCACGGCATGAAGACATCTACTTATCTGGCAATCGCAATGGCTCAGGATGCCGATATCTTCATCTTCGACGAACCAACCTGGGGCCTCGATCCTTTGAGGAGAGACGAAGTGCTGGAGATGATAAGCGCGTTATCAGAAAGGGGGAAGACAGTTCTCTACACCTCACACATTATTCCGGAGGTGGAGAAGATAGCCGATGTCTTTTCGATCATGTACAAAGGCGTAATTCTCTACACAGGAGAAATGAAGGGATTGGACGGAAGGTTTGCTCTTTACTCTCTTCCTTTGAGAACGGCAATCGATAAGAATGACTTCACTGCCGTTGTTAAGGAGGCAAATGTATTGAAAGTTCTCACCGATAACCCTAAAGAGATTGCGAGACTGAAGGAGATAGAGGGATCAAAAAGAGAAGAGGTTAATCTTGAATCCTTCTTCGGGACTATAGTAAGGGGGAATAAGCATGTTCTATAA
- a CDS encoding DUF3887 domain-containing protein gives MFRRILVSTVLIASVLSFASIDVAEQYFNSFFNGKYPEAYELQNAEMKKAQPLSAMRNLRGQLRMQVGDFLRVLDINEVPQGDLVSYLFACEFKAGIFDVIITLDAEEKVAGFFIRPSSYVEPETETVMIETGNEVVDTYINGFFSGKFEEIFELQTEQVKASLSPEALKGAYANIVSMAGEFEEVLNLESSKSDGMISFVLACRFANGIFDITVTLDKDEKVAGFYFRQSAYSERELPDYADPSAYTEQDITVGKEPYYLPAKLMVPNGLESYPLVIILQGSGTLDIDGTLGPNKPYRDIAVGLASKGIATLRYPKKYLVYPDKMDEIGTTAEAEYVDDALVVIEQMKSIPQFSGIYLVGHSMGGMVAPWIAEEAGVDGVVVLAGSPVKLAQISLDQNLDLAGDQMTEEQKAQTIEFFTQLLNGEIPEETELSPGLTAAYYYSLDRYFCMPVLEKTELPVLIANAELDFQSPKHYFDIFVEELGDRPNVTLELLEGLNHLFMETNGKIKSVEEYNRPGYVSAELIDLIVEWIKELE, from the coding sequence ATGTTTAGAAGGATTCTAGTTAGTACGGTTTTAATTGCATCGGTTCTATCTTTCGCTTCGATTGATGTAGCGGAACAGTACTTCAACAGTTTCTTCAACGGGAAATATCCCGAAGCTTATGAGTTGCAGAATGCCGAGATGAAGAAGGCGCAACCGCTTTCCGCCATGAGAAATCTCAGAGGGCAATTGCGGATGCAGGTTGGTGACTTCCTCCGGGTCCTAGACATAAACGAAGTACCTCAAGGCGATCTTGTGTCATACTTATTTGCCTGCGAATTCAAGGCGGGAATATTCGATGTGATAATTACTCTGGACGCCGAAGAAAAGGTGGCAGGATTCTTCATTAGGCCATCTTCTTACGTGGAGCCCGAAACGGAGACAGTAATGATTGAAACCGGAAATGAAGTAGTCGACACCTATATAAATGGATTCTTCTCTGGAAAATTCGAAGAGATCTTCGAGCTTCAGACCGAGCAGGTTAAGGCAAGTCTAAGCCCTGAGGCTTTAAAAGGGGCATATGCGAATATTGTCAGCATGGCCGGTGAGTTCGAAGAAGTCCTGAATCTGGAATCATCAAAGAGTGACGGAATGATCTCCTTTGTTCTGGCATGCAGGTTTGCAAATGGAATCTTTGACATTACAGTCACTCTCGATAAGGACGAAAAGGTGGCGGGGTTCTATTTCCGTCAATCAGCATATTCTGAAAGGGAGTTACCCGATTATGCCGACCCTTCAGCCTACACGGAACAAGATATCACCGTAGGCAAGGAACCATACTATCTTCCTGCAAAACTTATGGTCCCTAATGGTCTGGAATCATACCCGTTGGTGATCATATTGCAGGGATCGGGAACACTCGACATCGATGGAACTTTGGGCCCGAACAAGCCTTACAGAGACATCGCAGTGGGACTTGCATCGAAGGGAATTGCGACGCTTAGATATCCGAAGAAGTACCTGGTCTACCCGGATAAAATGGATGAAATCGGAACCACTGCCGAAGCGGAATACGTGGACGACGCTCTGGTCGTCATCGAACAGATGAAGTCAATTCCCCAGTTCAGCGGGATTTACCTCGTCGGACATTCTATGGGTGGAATGGTCGCTCCATGGATTGCTGAAGAGGCTGGAGTCGATGGTGTCGTAGTTCTTGCCGGTTCTCCAGTCAAACTCGCTCAAATAAGTTTGGATCAGAATCTCGATCTAGCCGGCGATCAAATGACGGAAGAACAGAAAGCTCAGACAATCGAGTTCTTCACTCAGTTACTGAATGGAGAAATCCCTGAAGAAACGGAGCTATCCCCAGGGCTTACAGCAGCATACTACTACAGCCTCGACAGATATTTCTGTATGCCTGTACTGGAGAAAACTGAGCTACCTGTATTGATTGCAAATGCCGAACTGGATTTTCAGAGCCCCAAACACTACTTCGACATCTTTGTCGAGGAACTTGGAGACAGGCCCAATGTCACACTCGAATTGCTTGAAGGCTTGAATCATCTCTTCATGGAAACAAACGGAAAGATAAAGAGCGTTGAAGAATATAACAGGCCAGGTTATGTCTCCGCTGAATTGATTGACCTGATTGTCGAATGGATTAAGGAGTTGGAGTGA